GGCACATCCTGATCGTGTTGTTGTCGTCTATGCCAACACTAGCGCCGCAGTCAAAGCACAAGCGGACTGGATGGTCACGAGCTCTTGCGCTTTAGCAATCGTTCATCAACTTAAAGTTGAGGGCAAAAAAATATTGTGGGCACCGGATCGCCACCTAGGCAGATACATTCAGGAGCAAACTGGCGCAGATATGTTGCTATGGAATGGTGCTTGCATCGTTCATGATGAATTTAAAGCTGTCGAACTCGAAATGCTCAAGGCAGCACACCCTAATGCCATGATTTTGGTTCACCCAGAATCTCCGCAAGCCGTAGTAGATCTCGCTGATGTGGTCGGCTCTACTTCAGCCATGATTAAAGCGGTAGTCGAAGGCAGTGCCACCGAATATATTGTGGCTACTGATAACGGCATCTTGCATCGCATGCGCCAATTAGCACCCAATAAGAAATTGATTGAAGCCCCTACCGCGGGAAATAGCGCAACCTGTAAAAGCTGTGCGCACTGCCCTTGGATGGCCATGAATGGTTTGCAAGGAATCTTGGATTGTTTAGAAAATGCGTCTGGCGAAATCTTGATTGACGAGCCGATTCGCGTGGAAGCCTTGGGCTGCATTGAGCGCATGCTCGACTTCACTAAAAACCATCCCGATCTTTTGGCTAAAGCCCAGCATGGCTTTGTGAAAAATATTGGCGCCGCTTAGTTTTTTAATTCTTTTTTTGTGACTGATCTTCATGTTTGAATACAACGAATCACTAGAGCAAGCTCGCCAACGCAATATTCATGACGCTCTCATGGAAGATATTGGTACTGGTGACTGGACTGCAAAGCTCGTGCCTAGCAAATCTGTGAAAGCGCAACTTATCGTTCGCCAAGAAGCAGTTTTGTGTGGTGTGGATTGGTTTGAGGGTACGCTGAAAAAATTAGACCCCAATGCAAAAGTGAGCTGGAACTACATTGAAGGCGACCTCATGAAGCCTGATACCAAGGTTTGCGATATTGAAGCAGACTCTCAAGCCCTACTCTCTGCAGAGCGTACTTGCATTAACTTTTTGCAAACACTCTCATGGACAGCCAGCATTACCCGTCAGCATGTGGATGCCATTGCCGGTGCCAGCCCCAATCCCAAGGGTTGCGCTGTTTTAGATACCCGCAAGACTATTCCTGGATTACGTCAAGCCCAGAAATACGCAGTGCGTGTTGGCAGCGGTCAAAACCAACGCCTGGCTTTGTGGCACGGCATCTTAATTAAAGAAAATCACATTGCTGCAGCAGGCAGCGTCACAGCAGCACTCAAGAATGCACAAGCACTCAATGCTGGGGTAGATATTCAGATTGAAGTAGAAAACTTTGCTGAACTAGAAGAAGCCTTGGCTGCTGGCGCTAAAAGCATCTTGATCGATAACTTCAATACCGATCAAATGAAGCAAGCGGTTGCTCTAACCGGCGGACGTGCATTACTAGAAGCTTCCGGAGGCATCAACTTGGATCAAATGCGCGCTATTGCTGCTACCGGCGTTGATCGCATATCACTGGGTAAGTTAACGAAGGATGTGAATGCGGTTGATTTTTCAATGCGCATTCTGTAGTAGCCTCTAAACCAACAATACTTGAACACCCTTTGTTTCAATTAGCTGCAGTAGCTTAGCAGCCGCTCCACTTGGATGTTTGCCGGATCCCGTCGACTCCCATTTTTGAACTGTTGAGACGCTAACGTTAAGTAATGAGGCAAAAATAGATTGACTCATTCTTGCTTGATTTATCCGTATCGAGGTTACTTTTTTGGGTGTAAATAAAGGCGGCTTTCCCAAACAAAGCGCCTTCATTTTTGCAAAATCATGCTTAGTCAATAACCCATGCTCGTCTAAGTCCCGAGCTATTTCCAATAGCTCATCGAGCACTCTTTTATCTTCAGATTTTATTTTTTACTCATGGCAAATTAGCTCCTTCAGCACTCCTGCATCAACCAATTCTCTCAATCTTTTTTTATCTACTTTCTCGAGCGACCTAGCAACAATGGTTGCCGCATCTTGCTCGATATCACTCTAGGTTTCTGAGAGGTTTTCAACACCCTCTGATTGAGGGGTCAAAATAGTTGGGTAAGAAACGGCCCAAGTTCCAGGGTAATCGCGGCTGTAATGCAGGCCCCGGCTCTCTCTTCGCATGAGTGCGGAGCGTACGATTAATTCGGCACATTCAAGCAGATTACGTAGCTCGATTAGATCTCGGGTGACCTTAAAGTTAGCGTAATACTCTTGCACTTCATATCTAAGCAACTTGATTCTGTGTAGTGCGCGTTCTAAGCGGCGATTGGTTCTCACAATGCCTACATAGTTCCACATCAACGAGCGTAATTCATCCCAGTTATGCGCAATCACCACCTGCTCATCCGCATCTTCAACCTGACTCTCATCCCACAAAGGCAGATTTGGCATTACTGGAGTTTTTAATGATGAGATATCCTCTGCCGCGGCTTTACCAATCACGACACACTCTAGAAGCGAGTTGCTTGCCAATCGGTTAGCACCATGCAGGCCGGTATAAGTTGCTTCGCCTACTGCGTATAAACCTGGTAAATCGGTTCTACCCTTTAGATCAGTTACGACGCCGCCACAAGTGTAGTGAGCAGCTGGCACGACCGGAATAGGTTCTTTAGTAATATCCAAGCCCAGACTTAAGCAGCGCGCATAGATCATCGGGAAATGTTCTTTGATAAATGCTTCGCCTAAATGGGTTGCATCTAGATGTACGTAATCTAGGCCATGCTTCTTCATTTCAAAGTCGATGGCACGGGCAACGATATCGCGTGGCGCTAGCTCGTTACGATCATCGTGGTCAGGCATAAAGCGTGTGCCATTAGGTAGCTTTAATAAGCCACCCTCACCTCGCATTGCCTCAGTAATCAGAAAAGTACGATCACTGGGGTGGTACAGGCAAGTTGGATGAAACTGAATAAATTCCATATTGCCTACACGACAGCCTGCGCGCCACGCCATGGCAATGCCGTCGCCTGTAGCGGTATCAGGGTTACTTGTGTAGCGATAAACCTTACCAACGCCGCCAGTAGCCAATACTACGGACTTCGCCTGAATAGTTTCGACACGGTTGTTTTTGATGTCTAAGGCATACACACCATAACAACGATTTGGTTTAGTGCGCTGTGTTTTGGCATCTAACTGACGATTCGTAATGAGATCCAGAGCAATCCAGTGCTCCAGAATCTGAATATTTTTATGCGCTCTTGCTTTATCTAGCAAGACTTCATGAATGGCTTTACCGGTTGCATCAGCAGCATGCGCAATACGACGATGACTATGTCCACCTTCGCGGGTTAAATGCAAACCCATCGGCCCAGACTTATCTTCAGTAAAAGGTACACCCTGCTCTACTAGCCAACGAATAGCATCAGCACTTTCTTCAGCGATGTAACGCGCGGTTGATTCCACGACGAGGCCTGCACCGGCATCTAAAGTATCAGCAACGTGTGAATCAATGCTGTCATGCTCTTTATCGACTACGCCAACGATGCCGCCTTGAGCCCATGCGGTGGCTGCTTCACCTAAGCCGCGTTTAGCCATCAAGATCACTGGCTGGGTATCAGCCATATGCAGAGCTACGGTTAAGCCAGCAAGGCCCGCCCCAATAATAAGGACTGGTAGCTCAGCTTGAGCTTGGGATGGAGATGGTTTGGAACTGGCCATAGAGGGTTCATTCTAAAGGGCAAAGGGGAAACTTGTTCTGATGTGACCTTAAATCAACTTATATCGATCCAATAACCTGCGAGTATCTAAGCAAAACCAAGAAAATAACCATGTAAGACCCTACCAAACCTCTTTGCCAACAGGTTTTGCCTCAAGCCATTCATCATCTTTATTTAAACACTTCATTTCGGAATTCCAATTTGCAAGCAATCCATCTAGCTGAAATTGTGCTGCCTTAGGCTCTAACAGGGAGGCTAATGAGTCAGCAATGAAGGATGCGGGTAAATCGGGATTATCAATCGCTGCTCGGCCCACTTTTATCCAAAATTCAACTTGAGCTTGAATAGTACGGCGCTCAAACCTTGCCTCTCTCTTTGCCGCCTCATATAAATCATAATTAATTTTGACTAATCTGCTCATCAGATACCCCCATAAAGATGTTTTACTACAAAACTGGGCATCTTGAAAACAAGGTCTTTTAACAAAAAAGCTCCCATTTGGGAGCCTTCTTGTTGTTGAGTAAAGCTGGGTTTAAACAATAGCCGCCTTATTCATCTTGGGATCATTGGTGCCGTAACCCATGTACTTGGATGCCTGGCCACCCTTTGCTAGCTTGACCGCGCAGTACTTAAATTCAGGGATCTTGCCAAATGGATCTAAGGCTGGATTCGTGATTAAGTTAGCTGCAGCCTCGAAGTATGCAAACGGAATAAAGACCACTCCTCTTGGCGTGCCGTCATCCCTTCTCACGTGGATACCAACTTCGCCGCGACGAGATTGCACGGTAATGACATCACCAGCAGAAACACCTAACTGGGTCATATCTTCACCATTCATAGAGACAGTTGCCATTGGCTCAATCGCATCAAGCACAGTCGCCCGGCGCGTCATACTGCCGGTATGCCAATGCTCTAGCTGACGACCTGTGATCAACACAAATGGGTACTCAGTATCGGGACGCTCATTTGCCGGAATGATGTCAGCAGGAACGAGTTTCACCTTTCCATCAGCAGTTGCAAATTTGTCATCAAATACGATCGGACGACCTGGATCATCGAGTGACAGACATGGATAGGTCACGCTAGATTCTTTTTCTAAGCGCTCCCAAGTAATGCCATTGATAGCAGCATGCATGGCTTGACGCATTTCGTCATATACCTGCGCCACCCCAGCATCAGGGCCTTGGTAATTCCAATTCAGGCCCATACGCTTGGCGATCTCCTGAATGATCCAAAGATCCGGCTTCGCATCGCCTGGGGGATTAATTGCCTTCTTACCCATTTGGACCATGCGGTCTGTATTGCTTGCCGTACCAACCTTCTCAGGCCATGCGCTTGCTGGTAATACAACGTCAGCGAGCAATGCGGTTTCAGTCATAAAGATATCTTGCACAACCAAGTGCTCTAAAGATGCAAGCGCATGACGTGCATGATTCAAATCGGGGTCACTCATCGCAGGATTTTCACCCTCGACATACATGCCGCGAATCTTATCGGGATCACTATCGGGCGCAGTGATCTTATGCATGATCTCAACCACGGTATAGCCAGGTTTTTTGTCTAACGGTGTATCCCAGAACTTTTCAAACCAAGCATGCGCTTCTGGATTATCAACACGCTGGTAGTTCGGGAACATCATCGGGATCAAACCGGCATCACTAGCGCCCTGCACGTTGTTTTGACCACGCAATGGATGCAAGCCTGATCCAGGCTTACCGATTTGGCCTGTAATACTGACCAAGGCAATTAAGCAACGCGCATTGTCAGTACCATGTACGTGTTGGCTGACACCCATGCCCCACAAAATCATCGCTGACTTGGTGGTTGCAAACTCTCTAGCCACTTCACGCAAGGTCTCTGACGGAATACCGCAGATTGGTGCCATTGCTTCAGGGCTATAGCCTTTGATATTTTCTTTTAAAGCTTCAAAATTGCTCGCACGATTTTGAATGAAGTCTTTATCAGCCAAACCTTCTTCAATGATCGTGTAGATCATGGCGTTCAGCATTGCCACATCAGTGTCTGGCTTGAACTGCATCGTGCGCCAAGCATGCTTACTAATGTCTGTTTTACGAGGATCGCAAAGTACGATCTTGGCTCCCCGTTTAGCGGCATTCTTAAACCAGGTGGCTGCCACTGGGTGGTTAGCCGTTGGATTAGAACCAATCAACATAATTAAGCTCGAATGCTCAACGTCATTCACTTGATTACTTACTGCACCAGAGCCTACGCCCTCCAAAAGCGCTGCTACTGAGGATGCATGACAAAGACGGGTGCAATGGTCTACGTTATTGCTACCAAATCCAGTACGAACCAGTTTCTGGAACAAATACGCTTCTTCGTTACTGCCTTTTGCAGAACCAAAACCTGCCAACACTTTGAGACCATGTTGATCTTTGAGTTTCTTGAGGCCGCCACCTGCAAAATCAAGCGCCTCTTCCCAAGTTGCTTCACGGAAGATCTCTGACCAGTCCTGATCTTTTTCCAATAAAGACTCGTCTTTAGGTACACCTGGTTTGCGAATGAGTGGTTTCGTTAAGCGCTGTGGGTTATGGATGTAATCCATACCAAAGCGACCCTTTACACAAAGACGATTGTGGTTGGCTGGGCCATCACGACCTTCAACGCTAACAATTTTTTCATCTTTGACGTTATAGGTGATCTGACAACCTACGCCACAGAATGGACAAACTGAATCAACCTTGCGATCAACTGTTTGTGAACCAATCAATCCCTTAGGCATCAATGCGCCGGTTGGGCATGCTTGCACACATTCGCCACAAGCTACGCAAGTACTGTCACCCATTGGGTCATTCAGGTCAAAAACGATTTCGCTGTGGGCGCCGCGCATTGCGTAGCCGATCACATCATTGACCTGCTCTTCACGGCAAGCGCGTACACAACGATTACATTGAATACAGGCATCCAGATTAACTGCCATCGCTGGATGGGAGATATCGCTCGCAACTTTTTCACGGCGCAAGGCCTTGAGTTCTGGACGAACACTAACGTCCATACGCGCTGCCCAAGTGCTCAGCTCGCCATGTTGATTTTTTTGCTCTTCTTCTTTGCTATCGCCAACCCATTTAAAGCCTTGGTCTGGCATATCGGACAGCAACATCTCGAGCACAAGCTTTTGACTCTTTAATGCACGTTCGCTATTGGCCTTCACATCCATGCCTGGAGTAGCGCTTCTGCAGCAACTCGGAGCTAATGTACGCTCGCCATTAATTTCAACTACGCATGCACGGCAATTGCCATCTGGGCGATAGCCGTCTTTAAAGCAGAGATGCGGAATATCAATACCGTGACGTTTAGCAGCCTTCAGAATTGTTTCTCCTTCATAGGAAACAATCGTCTTGCCGTCTAGCTTGAACTCTACGGTTTGGAGTTCAAGTTCTTTTGGATTAGTTGGTGCGTTCATATTTGTCTCGTTCTTCCCTATTTTTTATAAGTGGCCTACTTCACTTCTTCTGGGAAATATTTATGAATACAACGAATTGGGTTTGGTGCTGCTTGACCAAGGCCACAGATAGAAGCATCCACCATCACGGTAGCTAAATCTTCCAAGGTCTCTTGATCCCAAGATTTGGCTTGCATTAATTGCGCGGCTTTACCGGTGCCAACACGACATGGTGTGCACTGACCGCAACTCTCATGCTCAAAGAAGTGCATGACGTTTAATGCCATGTCGCGCGCTTTATCTTTGTCACTAAACACCATCACGGCAGCAGATCCAATAAAACAACCATAGGGCTGCAAGGTATCGAAGTCGAGAGGAATGTCATTCATAGTGGCTGGCAAGATGCCGCCTGATGCGCCGCCAGGTAGATAGCCGTAGAACTTGTGACCATCTTGCATACCACCACAATACTCATCAATTAATTCTTGAATGGTGATGCCAGCTGGAGCCAATTTCACGCCAGGCTGTTTCACACGTCCGCTGACGCTAAAGCTACGCAGCCCTTTACGATCATGGCGACCAAATGAACTAAACCACTCTGGTCCACGCTGCACAATATCGCGCACCCAATAGAGAGTCTCAAAGTTGTGCTCTAAAGTTGGACGACCAAATAAACCTACCTGAGCAATGTATGGAGGGCGCATACGTGGCTCACCACGTTTACCTTCAATACTTTCAATCATGGCAGATTCTTCACCGCAGATATAGGCGCCAGCACCACGACGCAGTTCAATGTTCGGAATCGCAAACGGAGGGTTGGCCTTAAGTTTGGCAAGTTCTTTTTCTAGCAACTCACGGCAACCGTGATACTCATCACGCAAGTAGATGTAGCAAGCATCAATGCCCACTACATTGGCTGCAATTAACAAACCTTCTAAGAAGCGATGTGGATCGCGCTCAAGATAAGTACGGTCTTTAAATGTGCCTGGCTCACCTTCGTCAATATTGACGGCCATGAGCTTAGGAGCCGCTTGATCTTTCACAATGCGCCATTTACGACCTGCCGGAAATCCTGCGCCACCTAAACCACGCAAGCCAGAATTTTCCATGGCTTTGATAATGCTCTCAGCATCTTTCTTACCTTCATGAATTTCTTTTGCCAAGGCATAACCACCCTGTGCACGATAGGATTCATAACCAACATAGTCAGGAGAAAGCGCTTGATTCTCGCCTTGTGGTGAAACACCCTTCTCTGCCAATGTTGCTGGTTCAAAGTTGGCATTGTCTTTTGCCATAGGTTGAGTGGTCAGCTTGTTCTTAACGGCTGCTTGCACCTTATCAGCGGTGGCAAAGAGCACTGGGTACTGATGTACCACGGCCACCGGTGCTTGTTCACAACGGCCTACGCATGGGGCAGCAATCACTTTGACATTTGGGTTGCCTAAGATGGCTGGTAATTTCGCGAGTAAGTTTTGTGCACCGGCTAATTCACATGCGATGCCATCACATACACGCACAGTGATATCGGCTACTGGATCATTACCGCGTACCACTTCAAAGTGGTGATAGAAAGTAGCAACTTCATACACTTCTGCCATTGGCAGATTCATTTCTTTTGCCAATGCAACCAAATGACGATCATGCAATGCACGATATTCATCATTGAGCTTATGTAAATTTTCAATTAACAAATCACGACGATGCGGTGCATCACCAATTAATTGACGCACCTCTGCAAGAGAAGCGTCATCTGCTTGACGACCTTTTAACT
The window above is part of the Polynucleobacter sp. AP-Kolm-20A-A1 genome. Proteins encoded here:
- the nadA gene encoding quinolinate synthase NadA — protein: MTSPISFDYPQQNAAGATCTAQAWAKTPPQLHGTEKAAVISRIKQLLVEKDAALVAHYYVDGDIQDLALETGGYVADSLEMARFGKNHPAKNLIVAGVRFMGESAKILSPEKRVFMPDLDATCSLDLGCDAADFAKFRAAHPDRVVVVYANTSAAVKAQADWMVTSSCALAIVHQLKVEGKKILWAPDRHLGRYIQEQTGADMLLWNGACIVHDEFKAVELEMLKAAHPNAMILVHPESPQAVVDLADVVGSTSAMIKAVVEGSATEYIVATDNGILHRMRQLAPNKKLIEAPTAGNSATCKSCAHCPWMAMNGLQGILDCLENASGEILIDEPIRVEALGCIERMLDFTKNHPDLLAKAQHGFVKNIGAA
- the nadC gene encoding carboxylating nicotinate-nucleotide diphosphorylase, with the translated sequence MFEYNESLEQARQRNIHDALMEDIGTGDWTAKLVPSKSVKAQLIVRQEAVLCGVDWFEGTLKKLDPNAKVSWNYIEGDLMKPDTKVCDIEADSQALLSAERTCINFLQTLSWTASITRQHVDAIAGASPNPKGCAVLDTRKTIPGLRQAQKYAVRVGSGQNQRLALWHGILIKENHIAAAGSVTAALKNAQALNAGVDIQIEVENFAELEEALAAGAKSILIDNFNTDQMKQAVALTGGRALLEASGGINLDQMRAIAATGVDRISLGKLTKDVNAVDFSMRIL
- a CDS encoding DNA-binding transcriptional regulator, coding for MSQSIFASLLNVSVSTVQKWESTGSGKHPSGAAAKLLQLIETKGVQVLLV
- the nadB gene encoding L-aspartate oxidase, with the translated sequence MASSKPSPSQAQAELPVLIIGAGLAGLTVALHMADTQPVILMAKRGLGEAATAWAQGGIVGVVDKEHDSIDSHVADTLDAGAGLVVESTARYIAEESADAIRWLVEQGVPFTEDKSGPMGLHLTREGGHSHRRIAHAADATGKAIHEVLLDKARAHKNIQILEHWIALDLITNRQLDAKTQRTKPNRCYGVYALDIKNNRVETIQAKSVVLATGGVGKVYRYTSNPDTATGDGIAMAWRAGCRVGNMEFIQFHPTCLYHPSDRTFLITEAMRGEGGLLKLPNGTRFMPDHDDRNELAPRDIVARAIDFEMKKHGLDYVHLDATHLGEAFIKEHFPMIYARCLSLGLDITKEPIPVVPAAHYTCGGVVTDLKGRTDLPGLYAVGEATYTGLHGANRLASNSLLECVVIGKAAAEDISSLKTPVMPNLPLWDESQVEDADEQVVIAHNWDELRSLMWNYVGIVRTNRRLERALHRIKLLRYEVQEYYANFKVTRDLIELRNLLECAELIVRSALMRRESRGLHYSRDYPGTWAVSYPTILTPQSEGVENLSET
- the fdhF gene encoding formate dehydrogenase subunit alpha, yielding MNAPTNPKELELQTVEFKLDGKTIVSYEGETILKAAKRHGIDIPHLCFKDGYRPDGNCRACVVEINGERTLAPSCCRSATPGMDVKANSERALKSQKLVLEMLLSDMPDQGFKWVGDSKEEEQKNQHGELSTWAARMDVSVRPELKALRREKVASDISHPAMAVNLDACIQCNRCVRACREEQVNDVIGYAMRGAHSEIVFDLNDPMGDSTCVACGECVQACPTGALMPKGLIGSQTVDRKVDSVCPFCGVGCQITYNVKDEKIVSVEGRDGPANHNRLCVKGRFGMDYIHNPQRLTKPLIRKPGVPKDESLLEKDQDWSEIFREATWEEALDFAGGGLKKLKDQHGLKVLAGFGSAKGSNEEAYLFQKLVRTGFGSNNVDHCTRLCHASSVAALLEGVGSGAVSNQVNDVEHSSLIMLIGSNPTANHPVAATWFKNAAKRGAKIVLCDPRKTDISKHAWRTMQFKPDTDVAMLNAMIYTIIEEGLADKDFIQNRASNFEALKENIKGYSPEAMAPICGIPSETLREVAREFATTKSAMILWGMGVSQHVHGTDNARCLIALVSITGQIGKPGSGLHPLRGQNNVQGASDAGLIPMMFPNYQRVDNPEAHAWFEKFWDTPLDKKPGYTVVEIMHKITAPDSDPDKIRGMYVEGENPAMSDPDLNHARHALASLEHLVVQDIFMTETALLADVVLPASAWPEKVGTASNTDRMVQMGKKAINPPGDAKPDLWIIQEIAKRMGLNWNYQGPDAGVAQVYDEMRQAMHAAINGITWERLEKESSVTYPCLSLDDPGRPIVFDDKFATADGKVKLVPADIIPANERPDTEYPFVLITGRQLEHWHTGSMTRRATVLDAIEPMATVSMNGEDMTQLGVSAGDVITVQSRRGEVGIHVRRDDGTPRGVVFIPFAYFEAAANLITNPALDPFGKIPEFKYCAVKLAKGGQASKYMGYGTNDPKMNKAAIV
- a CDS encoding NAD(P)H-dependent oxidoreductase subunit E — encoded protein: MNHPKPSGEIKAVAVATADDLRETIRRKSKLKGRQADDASLAEVRQLIGDAPHRRDLLIENLHKLNDEYRALHDRHLVALAKEMNLPMAEVYEVATFYHHFEVVRGNDPVADITVRVCDGIACELAGAQNLLAKLPAILGNPNVKVIAAPCVGRCEQAPVAVVHQYPVLFATADKVQAAVKNKLTTQPMAKDNANFEPATLAEKGVSPQGENQALSPDYVGYESYRAQGGYALAKEIHEGKKDAESIIKAMENSGLRGLGGAGFPAGRKWRIVKDQAAPKLMAVNIDEGEPGTFKDRTYLERDPHRFLEGLLIAANVVGIDACYIYLRDEYHGCRELLEKELAKLKANPPFAIPNIELRRGAGAYICGEESAMIESIEGKRGEPRMRPPYIAQVGLFGRPTLEHNFETLYWVRDIVQRGPEWFSSFGRHDRKGLRSFSVSGRVKQPGVKLAPAGITIQELIDEYCGGMQDGHKFYGYLPGGASGGILPATMNDIPLDFDTLQPYGCFIGSAAVMVFSDKDKARDMALNVMHFFEHESCGQCTPCRVGTGKAAQLMQAKSWDQETLEDLATVMVDASICGLGQAAPNPIRCIHKYFPEEVK